The Micropterus dolomieu isolate WLL.071019.BEF.003 ecotype Adirondacks linkage group LG11, ASM2129224v1, whole genome shotgun sequence genomic interval ccatgtttctacagtagcccaacgAACTAAGGGCACTACAGAGCCCATATTGTCACTGCGTTGAATATgcacgaagaagaagaagtaacatTAGCacttgtagtagtagtagtagtagtcaactggtttattagaagtaagaggagaaatttggacaaaagGAGGAGCACGAATTATTTAGCAGAAGAACCAACACAGCATGACGGCCACAATAGCTTCTCCTGCGCAcctggaaagggaggggtgagaggTGCGTTCATGTGGGGTTGGAACAAtttgaatcttttttttcatcCGTAAATGTTTAttgcaaaaacagaaataaagtgtacatgggacctAAAAAAGTATACAAAACATTGATTTGTGCAAGATTACAAATTgcaaatacatattttgcaaacatgtaattgtgatatggttataacggttagtttgctgtccatgtagagtgaactagatgtctgcgtgttgcttatatgctctgttaatgctaatccaacacatctttgtagtagtgttcatgttgattttatattctgatttaagagcacataaacacacactgaagtcgaaAGTAAGACTTCACAACTccggaaatgggaccatccgaggagcatatgaatgcactgtgagccactagttgcaattcgcaaccctcactgCTAGATGCCGCTAAAACTTACGCACTGAACCTTTACATAACACACAAAATGAGTGCTTGTTATGCTTGTTTTTGCTACTGTAAACTTTATTAGGCTACTTAATTTTGTGGTTGCTTTATTAGATTTTGATTTTAAGAGATGTATCCTCATAAAGAGTTGCATACTGTAactaaataaactttacttttctTTGTGAGTACTGCAGTACTGAGCCTCCTATGTACAATGAATGTTTGCCTATGGATTGTTCACTGTAGGCTGTAGAAAATGAATTTGCAACAAAAAGgaagacaaacacaaagagacaaatgCATCACTTTTTAACCACTTGTTcggagaaacaaaacaacaaacaagaaaGCCTCAGCTTTTCTCTATGGAGGGATTGTTGGGTcagaattaaaactaaaagtctaaataaaaaatgcatttggtatttaggattgggcatttgaGCTATAAGGTACAGTACATCTAAAAGGAAAGCCTACtattaaatgtggagatggtgtctgcctcctgaacctaAACTAGAACCTGATTGGTGGTGGTGGCGtagcatagataagatgcttgcctttggtgtgggagacctgggttcaattcccactgtgagacagccaccattgtgtccctgagcaagacacttaacccctagttgctccagaggcgtgcgacctctgacatgtatagcaattgtaagttgcattggataaaagcgtcagctaaatgattgATTTTAATACAAGGTAACAAACTCCACTTTATAAATGTTTAGATTACCCAACTcacaaaatactgtatatttccaTTTACTGGTGGAAAcagttttaactttaacttaGTCACGAAATAattctgttaaaaatgtgtaaGTAAATCTTTAAGATTGGGCATGATATACAATGCAGTTGTAAAACCTGTAAAAGGTCAAGGTtgcgttaaaaaaaaaatttaatatgaaATTTACATTCTAAGCACAAAGATGTGTGTAACCACATGTCTAAATAGGAGTGctatttgaataaaaatgtgtcttaGGGTGTTGATTCTACACTGGCAGGCAAAAGCAATTGCGTTGCATATGTTTGAAGGGTAGGTGTGAGTGTAAGGGTAGAtaatggtaaaaagcaaatgcacTCATGTCATAGCAGTTATTGAGAACTGGACCATGTAAATGCAATACTGAGAATATCACACTGGCAATCACAGTAAGCACTGGTTTCTCATACAAACACTAGATGGGGCCCTTGAAACATCCAGAGAAGAGCTCTGTTGGTGTCTAAAAGTACATAAGTGCTTTCATAAAATTTTGTAGTACACATGTACAAAACACACGCCAGTAATTCAGCTCCGCAcctaattttttatttattaataaaatacaaaatgacaaaaagtttCCATAGGAAAGCATTATGAAATTGCAATCCCAACTTTCAAATCCATTTCAAATGTATTGTTAAACACTGCTTCTTATGATCATGAACAGACTTCTTGTCTTCAACAaggtacaaaaaaaaataataaggaggagaagaggagaggagacgtCTGCTTCTTGAGTCcctgtgttttaaatgttaatctTAAAGATTTGTTTTTGGTGGTACCTGTAGTGTCTGCTGACGAggacaaatactgtatatgaagATCACATTGGTTGCCATGGGTAGCTGATATTTAAATTTAGTTATGTATTTAGATTGctgtctgacagccagagacaCATTATATGGGATTTAGACATGCAGAATGTGATGCATGCACTTCCTGGGCTCTGGCCAAAACCAGCAGAAACCTTTACAGAACACAAACACTCTGAAACACTACATTATGAACCCCCACAGAAACTATGGTATTTCTTGATATGCCAGCATCTTGAGGATTAACACTTAATGTGTTCTGTACAGAAGTGGAGATcatggaaaatataaatataaaacatagcAGCCATTTGAGGAATTAAAtcacccctccaaccacctcTTTGCGAGTTTCTAGCTAGGGATGTGACTTTAGCTGTTTACAAGGCTTTGTAGGGTCCAGTAGTTTAGTAAAATAACAGCCCCACCCGCTTTACATTTCACAGGTCAGTCAGCACTGCCGGATGCCTAAGCCGGAAGCAATCTGCTACCatactttttttaatattaaatgaaCAACGTGAGTAAACCCTCACCTCTTGGACTAATGCTACAGTTTCTAGTCCTATGGTGATGGGAATCTTCTGTGAAGTGGTCTTTTTGATGTATTTTGCAAAGGTATCTCTCTGTACACTATTCCAGTTCAGCAAATAGACTCTTTAAGAACTACAGTTATTCCCCCAAATTAGCGCAGGAAGGCTGCAGCAACCTAATTAAGTACAGAGTTGCCCTGGAACACTCTGCCTggaacacacagagacacttgGAGTGTGATTCAGCCTCATTTCATTGAAGGTTGATCCCCAGCTTTCATACAGAACACAGAAATGTGTGCGACATGTCCCTCTCATTCTCCTGTCAAGTAACTGGCCTTGAAATGTCACGTACATTTGTGAAgacgacaaaaaaaaaaaacaaaaaaaaaaaaacaaagaaaacacaagagaACCTTCTGTAATAATTAACAAAGGATGCTAGATCTGAAGAGAAGTGTTGTGTTGTACAGTATGCGTTTAAACCACGTGGGCCTGGCAGGGTTTTGTGGGCATCTCCAAGCTGCTCTCTCTGCCGCAGCAGGCTGGCACTTCAAACAGGCAAGACTCCTCCGCAGGAGCTGGCATGCCCTGGGAACAGATCTGCTGCACTTGATGCCTGTAGAAAACAGATCGAAGTTAAGATTGTCTAGAACGCAAGAAAAACTTAAACCTGCAAATGTTCCCTCATGAACAGACTCCAATAAGAGATCCATCATTAACTACCACTTTCAGCTTCTGTGACGTCTACTCACCAGGCACGGCGGGACATGACATAGTGAATGTCAGGTCTTTGGAAGCCGTTGAAGGTGGAGGAGGCAGCCACGGTGTAAGCACCCATGTTCTCAAAGACCAGCCAGTCACCCACTTGCAGGTCAGGCAGGTTACACTGCTCAACAATGCGATCAAGGCCATCACACGTTGGGCCCCAGATACTGCAGGGGTACCTGACCTCATCTGGCTTTGGCTTCTATTAGCATTGAGAGGGGTGAGGAAACAAGAGGTTAACCACTACCAGACTTTACCTTTCACTGACCCGTATTGATAAAGGAGAAACTTGGCCCCCCACTTTCAATTTCCTAGAATTTCTCTTACCTTATGTAGTGTTGGCAAACAGTGAGCATGGTCATAGAGTATACAGTTGAAGGAGCCGTACACTCCATCATTGACATAGTACATCAGAGTCCTATCATTGGTCACATCGTCTTCTTCTGTGAAGGAAGcataatcattttaaaaactaagTAATGTTACAAATCTGCGTTTAGAACAACAAACATTTCTTTCCTAAATCAAGGCTGTTACCGTCAGAGCCTGGCTCGTCGTCCATGATGACCTTTTTGGCAATGATGTTGACAACCAGTGTGTAAGCAGATGCCACATAAAAGCGCCCTGGCTCAGAAATAATCTTAATACCAGCGTCAGCAGGAAAATACTTGTCCAGGGCAGGGTTGATTACTGCTGTGATCTACAAGTtaaaaacaggaagtcatcACAGGCACAGACACTACTGATGCTGCAGCTAAACGTATAAAAGGCTGTACTGTCATCTTTTTATccaacaaaaagaacaaaataatgtTTAGCCTATGAAACACCACGatttataaaaactaaataaaaaaaataataaaaaagcaaaataccTCTTCAAATTTGAGTTCTGCATCGTCTGAACCAGGGAAACCACCTCCAATGTCCAACAGGTCCATGTTGAAGCCCAGCTCATCCTAAGTCACAAAAATCCAGATTCTATGTTTATTTTGCTGGGTGAAAACCCACATTAAATTACAGCTGCAAATGCATTTCTGTCACAACCCACCCCAATATCGAAGACACAGCGGGCATCAGCGATAGCCTGGGTGTAGGTCTCGGGATCAGTGCAGCCACTGCCAACATGGAAGCTGACACCGATCACATCCAGCCCCAGTTTTTTAGCCTGCTCCAGAAGACCTCGACAAGCTTTGAGTGGGGCCCCAAACTTCACACTTAGGCGACACACTGCCTTTGAGTCATCTGTGGCAATACGCAACACCAGCCTGGGCACAATGCAGAGACAGTTAGtgaagaggagaaaaatgtAGACAAACAGATGAATAAAAATACACCACAAAAGCCTTCATATTATGGATGGTAAATGTCTCACTTGGCATTGTCATGACAGCGGGCTACTTTCATGAGTTCCACCTCGCTATCAAAGGTCATCATCTGGACCCCATGGGCAGATGCATACTTGATCTGAGAAACTTGCTTGCAGGGGTTGGCATAGATGATTCTGCTTGGATCCACTCCCAGAGACTGAACCAGCTGAATCTCCGTCTAGTAGGGGACAATGCCAACAGTCAGCAAAAAAAGTGCTAATTTAAAAACACGAGCTGCCAATGCAATTTCAGCTAATCATCAAGAGAGCTTTGAATTGTTATTCTGAGAAGATCTAGCGCTATGAACATTTTCCAACACGCACCTTGCTTGCACAGTCAAAGCCAGTTCCCAGGGATGCCAGTGTCATAACTACAGCCCGGCTGTCGTTGCATTTGACGGCATAGAAAGGAGTGACGCGAGGCAGAGCCCTCACCCAGCGCAGTTGTTTCTTTAGCACATCTCCCAAGTCACAGACATAAAAAGCATCCCTGTCATCCTGTAATGCAGTGGATGGAAAAGAGGGACAtgagttttaaaaaagcagGTCTGTAACAAAGACATCTTCCAACATACAATATTGCAGATCCACGGCAAACAATAAACACTGTGTGTAATATTAAATCTGACAATCATTTGCACACCCAAGGTCTTACGAGTTAAGTAAACGACGTACAATTCAGATACCAGAAATCTTACCAAAAGTGTAGGATAAACAATGTCAGCACAGGACGCTTACCGTCATGGATGAGTCATTGATCTTCTGCTCAACAATATCCCTGGCAGAGAAACCCTCCTCCAGGAAAGAGAATTCAAACTCAGTAGGAGTGGCAGTGTTCATGGTCACAAGAAGCCCTTTTGATTGGTCAATAGAAAACTGGAAAAAGGAGGGGAGGACATATTGAGACTACATTCAGCTTTGAGAACACAGTGTCTTTTGTGTCCTTGATTACTAAAGTCCATTTTATTCCCCTCTCATGGGAAAGTCTCAAACAAGTGTGAGTAATTTTAAAGCATACTACTTGACTGAGTGATCATTTTTAATAGCATTATCTATGTAAGACAATGCAGCCAGTGACACACTTACTTGAATATGATAGATGGAATTTTGTGTTGCAGTTTCTTAGGTGCAGAGAAGCCAAGGCGGCTCACCAGTGAAGTTAAATCccttcaaataagactcaaggCCGGGGCCTGCAGAGTAGCCAGTGTGCGTTTTCCTCAAGGGATGATTCTGTAACCAAGAGCAGTtaaggttttttgtttgttagttttccTTATCCAAATGGAGAGTCTAAGGATAGAGGGTGTTTGCTGCCATTGCTGGCAGATTGTAAAGCACCTTGACGCAAATTTATGATTGTGCTACATAAGTAAAATTGAACTTATGTACAATAtgttaacaaaacaaatcatcaaGGGGAAAAGCTGGGTCAGGAAAGAAGAAGCATAACTATGGACTCAACTTTAGTGGGTTTAAAGCCTATTAGGAGTagacttaaaataaaacattaatatattGCATTTATGAACTATGAACaggattttatatttatacattaatcACACATTTACGAtttattcagttaaaaacattataattaaCTTAAAATTGCAATACACGCACAGTGCACCGTCTTTTCTAGCGATCCATTTTATAACTATGGCATGACAACTTGACACCAtctgtacagaaaaaaaaaagtcaatgaaAGGACTCATGTCCAAGCTCCGCCCAGTGAAGCTGTAACCCAATTACAAAGAAGACCCGCCTTTAATTTAATGGAACGGCATGAAAATGAACCAATCCGAGACCAACAAATGACGCAGACGTTAATATGCCGGTTCCGTTTAGAGCTCTTCGTGCCATGAGGCGGTATAACAGAGTATATGGTATAACGTAGCATTAGAAGTGACTTTATATGCTAGTTTACACTGCCAATTCAAAAACCTGTTAACCGTAACGTCAACACACTGAAGTCTATAGCCCCGAACAGTTACCATGATAGGGAAACGTCCGGTTAGCAAGCAAGGTTAACACATACAATAAAGtagtagctaacgttagctacccAGCCGTCTGTCACAGCGGCCACGTAACTTAACGTTGGTATTATTAAGCAACACTCCAGAGAGATTGAATTTTGAATTAATTTCACATTACGGTAAAATAGCAAGAATACAGTAACGTTACGTTAAGTCCCCTTTTCATTGTATGTCGTTTTAAGCCGCCGAATCAGCGTGCTAACGTTTGTTAAAAGATGTGACGTTTTTAGTAATACATCGAAAAGTCGTTTCTTACCttaaaaagcatttacaaaGAGTTTGTCCATTGGACTCAACTGCTTGGATAAACAAATAAAGCAGTTCCCCTTCACAATGAAGCCTGCTGCGGGAGGTGCTGTCTCTAACCAGGACTGAAACGAGAATGGAAGCCGATAAAGGATCACGACAGTATTTATAGAGAGCTCGTTCCTACGGCAACGCAGCTAGCTGAAACCGGCCTCCCATCCACGTATGAACCGGTTTAGCCTTGTTACCTCATCCACATGGTGGAagcgacacacagacacaggggcCGCTAGACAATTACCATATACAAGAGTACGGAAAGGTACAACCAGTTCAAACCAGCCTCATATTTACGTAAAAAAAAACTTGAGGCGTGTCACCACATTGAGGTAAAGTCAAGGCAGATAGGGGCAATCAGTTGGTTAGTTTAGTTGTCTAGTTAATGTTAGCTCTCGCATCCTGTTTTAGCCCCGGTTTGTGCTTCTCATAAAACTGTTGCCTTTATTGTCTTTTGCCAGCGTCCTTACCTCACGGAAACAATACATGTAGATTTGAACCGTTGATGTGAAtttgaacttgtttttttttttgaagtcCAAGCTTTCAATAAATGCTTAAAAAGCTTGTATCTTTGACTGTAAGGATATGTTTGATGCAGCTGTCTACTTTCCTAACCAGATTCCTAACATGAAATGTACTTGTCCACGGGCATGCTAGCCAGGACTGTCTGGTCAGGCAATTGCCAGTCCAACACTTAGGGATTTAGAGAAACATATACAAATCTTTAAGAGTTGAATATAAAATTGATTACatgtttcagtcagttttcaacCAAAACACAGTCTCTGGGCTCAGGTTTGCTAATGTGAGGAtagtaaatagtaaattaaatatcttttggGTTTGAACTGTTGTTTAGATAAACAAGCATTTAGGAAATTATaatgcacattttcattttatagaaAAAATTATCAATAAAGAAAGTAATTCATTTCCTATGGCCAGCTGTAACGCACTGCATTTGTGTTAATCTCAGAAATGCCTACTCACGTTGGCAGACAGCAACAGTCTGCTGGCCCTGACTGACAGCATGCTGGATGGCAGCCTGCTCTTGACCTTCCTAATGAGATTAAAGGAGATCACAAGATGACTAGGAGATGGCATGGTGTCAACACAGTCACATGTCACAACAGCTCTGTAAAGTTCTATGAAGATATACAATGAATGTGTTTTACTTGAGGAagtggtgtgtttttttatcatATCTATATCCTTGTCAAGGTttgtaaaacaaatgtttgacatgaataaaaaaatacatatgcCACTGTAAGATACTGAAAATGGTGTGCAGGATTTTTAAAGTCTTATAGTACTTCTACATTTAAGAAGAAAAATGCCTTTTCACCCAGACCCTTCAAATTCCTGTCCCCCAGACATTCTCGCTTCCCCCAGACATTCTCCCCTTTACTGCACAGTCCAATCAGTCCAAAGGTTGCTTTCATAGACATTTGGTTTGCAAGAAGACATTACCAAATGGAGGAAAATAAAGAATTTGGTTAGTGTAATCATGCATGTGGAAATATACAGGACACTAACAGTAAACTTAAGAGTTTCAAGAAGACCACATATCTGTGGCCTTAACTTAATATCTTTTCCTGGTCTTGAGGCCACACTCAAGATGGCATTCTACTCTTTGCACAACATGGTTTCCATTCAAAGTTTCTGCAGGGTTGGTGAATGAAGTCAATTTTTCCAAGCAGTTTAATTATCAAAAAGTAAAAAGCACAGCCTTTTCTGAAATGGTCAAAAAGTTCAAATGAGGGCGGCATACTTCATTTTCATACATTGCCGTTTTCGCAATGGTTCTGCCCTAAATCTTATCTTGTTCTAGCAGGCCTCGCCTCCTATGCAGAGCCATGCCTGTCAGGCAGGAAGTGGGCTCACACCTGGGGGCTAATTCATTTTCAACAGATGTTTATTAGCTTGCTCAAAGTCACAAGATCACAGTATTCTTCAAATGTGTTACATAGCAAACCCGGGTTAGATTGTTCGTCTTGACTCTAGCcatttccttttgtttctgtttttgtctctcttcGACCACGTCTGTGTTCCTACCCTCTCCTTCACCCCTCTCCTGTAATGTCTGTCTCTCGCTCTGTGTGGAGTTTCTGTTATCACTACTGTGGACCATTGTGGCCTAACCCCCACATGTACAAGGCCTCACAAAATACAAGGATGATGATTGTTATTGGCCAACCCACAAGATATAGTGCAGCGTACGGACCTTGGTGACTGTGTGTCATGTGTATCACTGCATCTGGCTTTGCATTCCTCTTCACTTCTTTGTTAGCTCATACTTGCGAAATGAAATCATGATGAAACAGTTTTACAGTTTCATCATCTTATGTTCCTGTACCATCCAGCTCAGTATGCTTTACGCGTCTTTTGGGAATAGGCAACTTTGCCTGACATTTCTCAAGAGACTGTACATTACCTCAGTTGAACCAAAATGAAGAAATCTGATGCTTGAAGCAAATAACACCACTCAAGATCTTCTACACGGTGTTTCCCCACACCAAAGATTATCTTGTGATATCAGAGATACAAATATATAATCCCTTTTTTTATAAA includes:
- the odc1 gene encoding ornithine decarboxylase isoform X1; amino-acid sequence: MNTATPTEFEFSFLEEGFSARDIVEQKINDSSMTDDRDAFYVCDLGDVLKKQLRWVRALPRVTPFYAVKCNDSRAVVMTLASLGTGFDCASKTEIQLVQSLGVDPSRIIYANPCKQVSQIKYASAHGVQMMTFDSEVELMKVARCHDNAKLVLRIATDDSKAVCRLSVKFGAPLKACRGLLEQAKKLGLDVIGVSFHVGSGCTDPETYTQAIADARCVFDIGDELGFNMDLLDIGGGFPGSDDAELKFEEITAVINPALDKYFPADAGIKIISEPGRFYVASAYTLVVNIIAKKVIMDDEPGSDEEDDVTNDRTLMYYVNDGVYGSFNCILYDHAHCLPTLHKKPKPDEVRYPCSIWGPTCDGLDRIVEQCNLPDLQVGDWLVFENMGAYTVAASSTFNGFQRPDIHYVMSRRAWHQVQQICSQGMPAPAEESCLFEVPACCGRESSLEMPTKPCQAHVV
- the odc1 gene encoding ornithine decarboxylase isoform X2 — its product is MNTATPTEFEFSFLEEGFSARDIVEQKINDSSMTDDRDAFYVCDLGDVLKKQLRWVRALPRVTPFYAVKCNDSRAVVMTLASLGTGFDCASKTEIQLVQSLGVDPSRIIYANPCKQVSQIKYASAHGVQMMTFDSEVELMKVARCHDNAKLVLRIATDDSKAVCRLSVKFGAPLKACRGLLEQAKKLGLDVIGVSFHVGSGCTDPETYTQAIADARCVFDIGDELGFNMDLLDIGGGFPGSDDAELKFEEITAVINPALDKYFPADAGIKIISEPGRFYVASAYTLVVNIIAKKVIMDDEPGSDEDDVTNDRTLMYYVNDGVYGSFNCILYDHAHCLPTLHKKPKPDEVRYPCSIWGPTCDGLDRIVEQCNLPDLQVGDWLVFENMGAYTVAASSTFNGFQRPDIHYVMSRRAWHQVQQICSQGMPAPAEESCLFEVPACCGRESSLEMPTKPCQAHVV